A window of Christiangramia forsetii KT0803 contains these coding sequences:
- a CDS encoding DUF3347 domain-containing protein, whose product MNFQKWILVVILLILSRSVYPCDIQGHELNYGYIQTKGLSGPFSPTGKALSVLPAFLGSYIEIKNALIEDHYVQAKNAAAGMEKNLENSNLKEKEQVQLRATIKELILAGDINDQRIAFAVLSEQLYQILPAIDFGSEALFWQNCPMALGGRGGNWISLEEQVKNPFMGQRMPSCGTALEKLMR is encoded by the coding sequence ATGAATTTTCAAAAATGGATTTTAGTAGTAATACTCTTAATTCTATCCCGATCGGTTTACCCTTGCGATATACAAGGACATGAGTTGAATTACGGATATATACAGACGAAAGGACTAAGTGGTCCTTTTAGTCCTACCGGAAAAGCCTTATCAGTTCTGCCCGCTTTTTTAGGGAGTTATATTGAAATAAAAAACGCCCTCATTGAAGATCATTATGTACAGGCCAAAAATGCCGCTGCCGGAATGGAAAAAAACCTGGAGAACAGTAATTTGAAAGAGAAGGAACAGGTACAATTAAGGGCAACAATAAAAGAATTGATCCTTGCAGGTGATATTAACGACCAGCGAATTGCATTTGCCGTACTTTCTGAACAACTATATCAAATACTCCCGGCTATAGACTTTGGGAGCGAAGCGCTCTTTTGGCAGAATTGCCCTATGGCCCTCGGCGGCAGGGGAGGAAATTGGATTAGCCTGGAAGAACAGGTGAAAAATCCTTTTATGGGACAGCGTATGCCTTCCTGCGGCACTGCACTTGAAAAACTAATGAGGTAA
- a CDS encoding PH domain-containing protein, producing MASLNQAEFENKQLDINSLPRFTEVEFYPLDTKYLIKLNILSGIGALIVVGALIVGYFLMKEYKILILWSAILFLPLFLWLIYRNFELQKRNGYAIRERDIIFKRGFLHEKITIVPFNRVQHVSARKDLLDKFLGISSLTIFSAGGSASDVTISGLLARNAEVLKEAISKRVSSNE from the coding sequence ATGGCTTCTCTTAATCAGGCAGAATTTGAAAATAAACAACTGGATATAAATTCCTTACCTCGATTTACTGAAGTGGAATTCTATCCCCTCGATACTAAGTATCTTATTAAGTTAAATATTCTGTCTGGTATTGGAGCATTAATAGTTGTGGGAGCTTTAATTGTGGGGTACTTTCTTATGAAAGAATACAAAATTTTAATCCTTTGGTCTGCAATTCTTTTCTTACCGCTTTTCTTATGGTTAATCTATCGTAATTTTGAGCTACAGAAAAGAAATGGATATGCTATAAGAGAAAGAGATATAATTTTTAAAAGAGGTTTTCTCCATGAGAAAATAACAATTGTACCATTCAATAGGGTGCAACATGTTTCGGCTAGAAAAGATTTATTGGATAAATTCTTGGGAATTTCATCTTTGACAATTTTTTCTGCAGGAGGTTCAGCCAGTGACGTTACTATTTCCGGACTTCTTGCGAGAAATGCGGAAGTACTAAAAGAAGCTATCTCAAAAAGGGTGTCTTCTAATGAATAG
- a CDS encoding PH domain-containing protein — translation MNSSNFHEPQRQSKIGVILVFGNSLYHLLKNLWFLVIYFFMNELDSQTIINSTIGATIIFILAFAYSILYFWRFVFYIDPKTEEFVLQKGVINSKTISLPFHKIQQVNLKRNLVQRLIGVYSVLIDTAGSKEKEVEIKALSRIKAEQLAELLISYSRLEENIKEVEIEGKAAIDWHFSLNTFQLLKLGLISNYIRGLLLLITFYITLKDQFFLNKFIPPEFMMEPSLDSPLSVWKIILLLLAIITVTVADTFIKYYGLRLKKSNSGLQIEMGLRKNKKVSLKAKRVQTIEILNNPFQQKLDLQKVKFFLASSPNDPEKSIITIPGISQELLSKVLGYMHVNPIKKQLTQIIPNKLLIFKKISVGFLPLLLIPIISKFYNLDLSLKWVIITISIYSVILFGYQLLYYRSLRLSFSEEFILKNSGVWEKKQQYLEIWKLQAVSMSQPLWYRKKNLVNLIFHSAGGDVRFELIDRNKAESLMDYVLYKIESTSKGWM, via the coding sequence ATGAATAGCAGTAACTTCCATGAGCCACAGAGGCAATCTAAAATAGGAGTGATACTTGTTTTTGGGAACAGCCTATATCATCTTTTAAAGAATTTATGGTTTTTGGTGATCTATTTTTTTATGAACGAATTAGATTCTCAAACAATCATCAATTCTACTATTGGGGCTACCATAATTTTTATTTTGGCTTTTGCTTATAGTATCCTTTATTTTTGGAGGTTTGTTTTCTATATTGATCCTAAGACTGAGGAATTTGTACTTCAAAAAGGGGTTATCAATTCGAAAACTATAAGCCTCCCTTTTCATAAAATCCAGCAGGTCAATCTTAAGAGAAATCTTGTGCAACGATTAATAGGTGTCTATAGTGTTTTAATCGATACTGCCGGGAGCAAAGAAAAAGAGGTGGAAATAAAGGCTTTATCCAGGATAAAGGCCGAGCAACTTGCAGAACTTCTTATAAGTTATTCCCGGCTGGAAGAAAACATAAAGGAAGTAGAAATAGAAGGAAAAGCAGCTATAGACTGGCATTTTTCTTTGAACACTTTCCAGCTTCTAAAGCTCGGGTTAATTAGCAATTATATACGCGGCCTACTACTGCTGATCACATTCTACATAACTCTTAAAGATCAGTTTTTCTTAAATAAATTCATCCCTCCCGAATTCATGATGGAACCAAGTTTAGACTCTCCTTTAAGCGTCTGGAAAATTATACTGCTGTTATTGGCGATAATTACAGTCACTGTAGCGGACACCTTCATTAAATATTACGGCCTTCGTCTTAAAAAATCAAATTCAGGGCTACAGATAGAAATGGGGCTTCGGAAAAATAAAAAGGTGAGCTTAAAAGCAAAAAGGGTACAGACTATTGAAATTTTGAACAATCCTTTTCAACAAAAGCTTGATCTCCAAAAGGTCAAATTTTTCTTGGCAAGCAGCCCGAATGATCCTGAGAAAAGTATTATTACCATTCCCGGTATTTCCCAAGAACTTTTGTCAAAGGTCCTTGGGTATATGCATGTTAATCCAATAAAGAAACAGCTTACTCAAATCATTCCTAATAAGTTACTTATTTTTAAAAAGATCAGTGTAGGATTTTTACCCTTGCTCCTTATTCCTATTATATCAAAATTTTACAATCTCGATTTATCTTTAAAATGGGTGATCATCACTATATCAATTTATTCAGTTATTCTCTTCGGATATCAACTTCTATATTATAGATCTTTGCGCCTAAGTTTTTCGGAGGAATTTATTTTGAAAAATTCAGGTGTATGGGAAAAAAAACAGCAGTACCTGGAAATTTGGAAATTACAAGCTGTTTCAATGTCGCAACCACTCTGGTATAGAAAGAAAAATCTGGTAAATCTCATCTTCCATTCAGCGGGAGGAGATGTTCGCTTCGAGCTGATAGACCGAAATAAAGCAGAATCCTTAATGGATTACGTACTCTATAAAATTGAAAGTACCTCCAAAGGATGGATGTAG
- a CDS encoding beta-lactamase hydrolase domain-containing protein: MENEIKKVNDEISVAAYDPNENSFKTFADKGFKSVINLQTDEEEQNVSQEKEKELAKKLNLEYKHIGISKDNLSEAIVNNFRQELESLPKPILVHCKSGKRSGAFVMMHIGCQKDMSGEEVIKQAEEMGFECDVPELEQFLKKYVNDH, from the coding sequence ATGGAAAATGAAATCAAAAAAGTAAATGATGAAATTTCGGTGGCAGCATATGATCCGAATGAAAACAGCTTTAAAACTTTTGCTGATAAGGGTTTTAAGTCGGTTATTAATTTGCAGACCGATGAAGAAGAGCAAAATGTTTCCCAAGAGAAAGAAAAAGAGCTGGCTAAGAAGCTTAACCTTGAATACAAACATATTGGTATATCTAAGGATAACTTATCAGAAGCAATCGTTAATAATTTCCGACAGGAGCTTGAATCTCTTCCAAAACCAATCTTGGTTCATTGCAAATCAGGAAAACGTTCAGGCGCCTTTGTAATGATGCATATTGGGTGCCAGAAGGATATGTCCGGGGAAGAAGTGATTAAACAGGCTGAAGAAATGGGTTTTGAATGTGATGTACCGGAATTGGAGCAGTTTCTCAAGAAATATGTAAACGATCATTAA
- a CDS encoding MBL fold metallo-hydrolase has protein sequence MAFRFEPILAEGIAQVSYFICDESAGGAAIIDPRPDADIYLQKARQYGVTFTHVFETHIHADFMSGARQLKARCKGSAKIFVSIEGDATYDFAYEPVREGDEFEFGQVKMMAKHTPGHTPEHLSYLLYESHKEDPWGIVTGDSLFVDSLGRPDLLGDEKTDELTQALFNTMREVFCKLRDEVIVYPCHAAGSACGPDIGNRLHTTIGYEKKHNPFMQMETIEEFKKAVQDSAPPVPTHYPKMKKLNAKGPKTFGHLPPVRSLSVEDFEKEMKNPDTIIIDTRDMLAFGGGHIEGAFNIGQRPILSVWAGWLIDTEAPILLVLPEDKDLEQVVTLLWRTGHTNFKGYLAGNMRSWQESGKRIKKLPQLSVHELSQNNGQYQPLDVRRDKEWQNGYIPDARHIFLGELSDKISTLNKKQKFAVYCASGYRASIAASLLQKNGFQNVNSIPGSFKAWKAADLSIENKSQYQKK, from the coding sequence ATGGCTTTTAGATTTGAACCCATATTAGCAGAAGGTATCGCTCAGGTTTCATATTTTATATGTGATGAAAGTGCTGGGGGCGCTGCAATTATAGATCCCCGGCCCGATGCCGATATTTACCTTCAAAAAGCACGGCAATATGGAGTAACTTTTACACATGTTTTTGAAACCCACATCCATGCAGATTTTATGAGTGGGGCTCGTCAGTTGAAAGCCCGATGCAAAGGAAGCGCTAAAATTTTTGTGAGCATTGAAGGTGATGCCACATATGATTTTGCATATGAACCTGTTCGGGAAGGAGATGAGTTTGAATTCGGTCAAGTTAAAATGATGGCTAAGCATACTCCTGGTCATACACCCGAACATTTATCCTATTTATTATACGAATCGCACAAAGAAGATCCCTGGGGCATTGTAACTGGGGATTCACTGTTCGTTGATTCTTTAGGACGACCAGATTTATTGGGTGATGAGAAGACAGATGAATTGACCCAGGCCCTTTTTAACACCATGCGGGAAGTTTTCTGCAAACTGAGAGATGAAGTGATTGTTTATCCATGCCATGCAGCAGGCTCGGCCTGTGGTCCTGATATAGGTAACCGACTGCATACTACCATTGGATACGAGAAGAAGCATAATCCTTTCATGCAGATGGAGACTATTGAGGAATTTAAAAAAGCTGTTCAGGATAGTGCGCCTCCAGTACCTACTCATTATCCAAAGATGAAAAAACTGAACGCAAAGGGACCAAAAACTTTCGGCCATTTACCACCAGTAAGGTCTTTAAGCGTAGAAGATTTTGAAAAAGAAATGAAGAACCCTGATACGATCATTATAGATACCCGCGATATGCTGGCTTTTGGAGGCGGGCATATAGAAGGGGCTTTCAACATAGGACAACGTCCCATTCTGTCGGTTTGGGCCGGTTGGTTGATAGATACAGAAGCTCCTATTCTACTGGTCTTGCCTGAAGATAAAGATCTAGAGCAGGTCGTAACGCTGCTCTGGCGCACCGGACATACCAATTTTAAGGGTTATCTGGCAGGGAACATGCGTAGTTGGCAGGAATCGGGTAAACGAATTAAAAAATTGCCTCAACTCAGTGTACATGAACTCAGTCAAAATAATGGGCAATATCAGCCATTGGATGTACGCAGGGATAAGGAATGGCAAAATGGATACATACCTGATGCCAGGCATATTTTTCTTGGCGAACTCTCTGATAAGATAAGTACCTTAAATAAAAAACAAAAATTTGCCGTGTATTGCGCCAGCGGCTATAGAGCCAGCATTGCGGCCAGTCTTTTACAAAAAAATGGATTTCAGAATGTGAATAGCATTCCGGGTAGTTTTAAGGCATGGAAGGCTGCGGACTTATCAATTGAAAATAAATCACAATATCAAAAAAAGTAA
- a CDS encoding single-stranded DNA-binding protein, whose amino-acid sequence MSTLRNKVQLIGNVGQTPEIKNLERGKKVASFSIATNEFYKNSKGEKVQDTQWHNVVAWGKTAEIVENYVGTGKEIAIEGKLTNRSYESKEGEKRYVTEVIASEILLLGNGTAKTESQQ is encoded by the coding sequence ATGAGTACGCTTAGAAACAAAGTTCAGTTAATCGGAAATGTGGGACAAACCCCGGAAATCAAAAATCTTGAAAGGGGCAAAAAAGTAGCCAGCTTTTCAATTGCAACCAATGAATTTTATAAAAATTCAAAAGGAGAAAAAGTACAGGATACTCAATGGCACAATGTTGTGGCATGGGGGAAAACCGCTGAAATCGTAGAGAATTATGTGGGCACCGGAAAAGAAATTGCCATTGAAGGTAAATTGACCAATCGATCCTATGAGTCCAAAGAAGGAGAGAAGCGATATGTTACTGAAGTGATAGCCAGTGAAATTCTTCTTTTAGGCAATGGAACTGCTAAGACAGAAAGCCAGCAGTAG
- a CDS encoding JAB domain-containing protein, whose amino-acid sequence MKTKVNEISIKYQGNFKISQAPKISSSVNAAELLYNTWNKDQIGLQETFKVVLLNNANKVKGIFEVSTGGITGTLVDLRILFAVILKSLSCSVILAHYVK is encoded by the coding sequence ATGAAAACGAAAGTTAATGAAATATCGATAAAATATCAGGGGAATTTTAAGATCTCTCAGGCGCCTAAAATAAGTTCATCTGTTAATGCTGCTGAACTATTATATAATACCTGGAACAAAGACCAGATCGGCCTGCAGGAAACTTTTAAAGTAGTACTGCTTAATAACGCAAATAAAGTGAAAGGCATTTTTGAAGTTTCCACCGGTGGAATTACGGGGACCCTCGTAGACTTACGAATCTTGTTTGCGGTTATTCTCAAGAGCCTTAGCTGTTCTGTGATCCTTGCTCATTATGTAAAGTAA
- a CDS encoding site-specific integrase, producing the protein MQYVWTYSLNSRIMKPTDFSKYISDFIIRYLPDERGASVNTITAYRDTFVLLLDFIEKEKLLKVEKLTLAKIKKETIIEFLDWIQKERKCSDSTRNMRLAAIHSFYRYLQYENLDNLHECQKVLSIRSKKTRKESITYLSIEGIRLLLQQPDTTTTRGRRDLALLSLTYDTGARVQEIIDLTPSRLRLGKPPVIKIIGKGNRVRLVPMLDAQIIHLKNYMEEHRLDQPTANIHPLFFNSRKEKFTRAGINHILHKYMDMARKADNTLIPDKASCHSFRHSKAMHLLQAGVNLVYIRDILGHVSVQTTEIYARADSRQKRKALENAYVDINPDEEPVWTKNENLISWLKRF; encoded by the coding sequence ATGCAATATGTTTGGACGTATTCCCTAAATTCAAGAATTATGAAGCCAACTGATTTTTCAAAGTATATATCCGATTTTATTATAAGGTATCTTCCTGACGAAAGAGGTGCAAGTGTTAATACCATTACTGCTTACAGGGATACATTCGTCTTGCTGCTAGATTTTATTGAAAAAGAGAAGCTCTTGAAGGTAGAAAAACTGACCCTTGCAAAGATCAAAAAGGAAACGATCATAGAATTCCTTGATTGGATACAAAAAGAACGGAAATGTAGCGATTCGACTCGAAATATGCGTTTGGCAGCGATCCATTCCTTTTATAGATACTTGCAGTACGAAAACCTGGACAATCTCCACGAATGCCAAAAGGTTCTGTCCATCAGGTCCAAGAAAACCCGAAAGGAAAGCATAACCTATCTTTCAATCGAAGGGATAAGGTTACTTCTGCAACAGCCCGATACAACAACCACTAGAGGAAGGCGTGATCTGGCTTTGCTGTCCCTGACCTATGATACCGGTGCGAGAGTTCAGGAAATCATAGATCTGACGCCTTCTAGGTTAAGACTGGGAAAGCCTCCTGTAATCAAGATCATCGGTAAGGGGAACCGGGTACGGCTTGTTCCAATGTTAGACGCGCAGATCATACACCTTAAAAATTATATGGAAGAACATCGATTGGACCAGCCCACCGCCAATATACATCCTCTTTTCTTTAATAGCAGAAAGGAAAAATTTACGCGTGCCGGAATCAACCATATCCTCCATAAATATATGGATATGGCCAGAAAAGCAGACAACACATTGATCCCCGACAAGGCTAGTTGCCATTCTTTTAGACATTCCAAGGCCATGCACTTGTTGCAGGCTGGTGTGAATCTCGTATATATCCGAGATATTTTGGGGCATGTATCCGTTCAGACCACAGAGATTTATGCCAGGGCCGATTCCAGACAAAAGCGCAAAGCCTTGGAAAATGCATACGTGGATATCAATCCAGATGAGGAACCTGTATGGACAAAAAATGAGAATTTGATTAGTTGGCTGAAAAGATTCTAA
- a CDS encoding tyrosine-type recombinase/integrase codes for MSRKEGFFMNKLYNSKYGPYIGQYIDLKRKLGFKYTTGEFILSKIDTLADQREETTSGITKDFTRLWSERRPNESEFYRYTRISHLVQFSSYLCDLGIPSYVPRLPRFPKNTFIPYIYSQKEIHLLFKVCDELRIGMLNKNSCMICMPTLIRLLYCTGIRMGEAIALKDEDVNLEEGYLLVRDSKNGKQRIIPISQSLVSVCREYLEYRNLLPSRKTSSGYFFVKVNGHKCGQSVRAWFKKCLDRAGIPGSARLHDLRHTFAVTSLAQMAESGIDLYASLPILSNYLGHQSIGATNHYVRLTSNMYPNLINDIDAICLDVFPKFKNYEAN; via the coding sequence ATGAGCAGAAAGGAGGGGTTTTTTATGAATAAGCTATACAATAGTAAATATGGCCCTTATATAGGACAGTACATCGATCTGAAGAGAAAACTAGGGTTTAAGTATACAACAGGTGAATTCATTTTATCCAAAATCGATACTTTGGCCGACCAAAGGGAGGAAACCACATCGGGAATCACAAAAGATTTTACAAGGTTATGGAGTGAAAGGCGCCCCAACGAATCCGAGTTTTATCGCTATACAAGAATAAGCCATCTTGTACAGTTCTCCTCTTACCTATGTGATCTGGGAATACCATCATATGTTCCTAGATTACCGCGCTTCCCAAAAAATACATTTATCCCCTACATCTATTCGCAGAAAGAGATTCATCTACTGTTCAAGGTCTGTGATGAATTAAGAATAGGCATGCTAAATAAGAATTCCTGTATGATTTGTATGCCCACGCTGATTAGGCTACTTTACTGTACTGGAATCCGTATGGGAGAGGCCATTGCTCTAAAAGATGAAGATGTCAATCTGGAAGAAGGTTATTTATTGGTGAGGGATTCTAAGAACGGAAAACAAAGGATCATACCTATCTCACAATCCCTGGTATCTGTTTGCCGGGAATATCTAGAATATAGGAATCTACTTCCTTCTAGAAAAACAAGTTCCGGCTACTTCTTTGTCAAGGTCAATGGGCACAAGTGTGGTCAATCCGTAAGGGCATGGTTCAAAAAATGTCTTGACAGAGCAGGGATACCGGGCAGCGCACGCCTACATGATCTCAGGCACACCTTCGCCGTCACCTCGCTTGCTCAAATGGCAGAATCGGGTATCGATCTTTATGCCTCACTGCCGATACTCTCGAACTATCTGGGACACCAGTCCATCGGTGCGACCAACCATTATGTTAGATTAACCAGTAATATGTATCCAAACCTGATCAATGATATAGATGCAATATGTTTGGACGTATTCCCTAAATTCAAGAATTATGAAGCCAACTGA
- a CDS encoding tyrosine-type recombinase/integrase: MNKQIKEFHELMSKAGDYLESELSYSLSTIARYRWGWKEIKNYMVLNDIERYDQKVENSLLQNKLGGRSIPKLSENERYIYHGARMLTEFKNTGIITAPARSQRKEDPIVFGGAIGRAITGFLEHKRLKERLTVSTLYGYRKNLFPFLQYCNKNSIGSMGDIDQAFILGYLNQLDCRKKTVVQVTILALRSFMKYAYQQKLLAIDYSSKIPRYRAVDQPKLPSTYSKEEIEKLIVSVDRSNPQGKRNYAIILFAARLGLRASDISRLKFTELHWDTSTIEIKQVKTGKELVLPILPDVGNALIDYLKYGRPKSESPFVFLIAKAPYAQFHTSQVVTHVVQRAYRKAGIDIKGRKFGPHSLRHSLGFRMLEESTALPIISEVFGHKSTESTRYYLRIDLKSMRQCMLDVPPVPTNFYEQKGGVFYE, from the coding sequence ATGAACAAACAAATCAAAGAATTCCATGAGTTAATGTCTAAAGCGGGTGATTATCTCGAGTCCGAACTATCTTATTCATTAAGTACTATAGCCAGATATAGGTGGGGCTGGAAAGAGATCAAGAATTACATGGTTTTAAACGATATTGAACGTTATGACCAAAAGGTAGAGAATTCATTACTCCAGAATAAGCTCGGTGGACGCAGTATCCCAAAACTGTCAGAGAATGAAAGATATATCTATCATGGAGCCAGGATGTTGACTGAATTCAAGAATACAGGTATTATAACCGCACCTGCTCGGAGTCAGCGCAAAGAAGACCCAATCGTTTTTGGTGGAGCAATCGGAAGAGCAATTACCGGATTTTTGGAGCATAAAAGACTAAAAGAAAGATTGACCGTATCAACTTTATATGGTTATAGGAAAAACCTTTTCCCCTTCCTGCAATATTGCAATAAAAATAGCATTGGTTCCATGGGGGATATCGATCAAGCTTTTATCCTCGGATATCTAAATCAACTGGATTGTCGAAAAAAGACCGTGGTACAAGTTACTATTCTAGCACTCCGCAGTTTTATGAAATATGCTTATCAGCAGAAGTTGTTGGCTATTGATTATTCCAGTAAGATACCCAGATACAGGGCTGTCGATCAACCTAAGTTACCTTCGACATATTCTAAAGAGGAAATTGAAAAGCTGATTGTATCTGTCGATAGATCTAACCCACAGGGAAAACGCAATTATGCTATTATTCTTTTTGCAGCTAGATTGGGGCTTCGAGCATCTGATATCTCAAGATTGAAGTTCACGGAACTACATTGGGATACCAGTACTATAGAAATAAAACAAGTCAAGACAGGGAAAGAATTGGTGCTCCCGATATTGCCTGATGTTGGTAATGCCTTGATTGATTATCTGAAATATGGCAGACCAAAATCTGAGAGCCCGTTTGTATTCTTGATAGCAAAGGCACCTTATGCCCAATTCCATACTAGCCAAGTAGTTACCCATGTTGTGCAAAGAGCTTATAGAAAAGCAGGAATCGATATTAAAGGCAGGAAGTTTGGACCTCATTCCCTGCGCCATAGTCTGGGCTTCAGAATGCTGGAAGAAAGTACTGCCCTTCCCATTATCTCAGAAGTTTTTGGCCATAAAAGCACAGAATCCACCAGGTACTATCTCCGGATCGATCTTAAATCGATGAGGCAATGTATGCTCGATGTACCTCCTGTACCTACCAATTTTTATGAGCAGAAAGGAGGGGTTTTTTATGAATAA
- a CDS encoding BfmA/BtgA family mobilization protein yields the protein MDKGYEKEVFKSISLKASVAKKFNSYCKKLSMSKSMTLLLMLEFFEDNGISPTESMGPKMQTLENLIKKRINGVIAILKDIEKGQTKPTVAMMQSLFQEAEPKKQPLILEKKNTEEKQPKYQERNQQDL from the coding sequence ATGGATAAAGGATATGAAAAAGAAGTATTTAAAAGCATAAGTCTGAAGGCTTCCGTTGCAAAGAAATTCAACAGCTATTGCAAAAAACTTTCTATGTCAAAATCCATGACCTTGCTTTTAATGCTGGAGTTTTTTGAAGATAATGGAATTTCTCCAACGGAATCTATGGGTCCAAAAATGCAAACCCTGGAAAACCTGATCAAGAAAAGGATCAATGGAGTCATCGCTATCTTAAAAGATATTGAGAAAGGACAAACCAAACCAACGGTAGCCATGATGCAATCTTTGTTCCAGGAAGCTGAACCTAAAAAACAACCCCTGATCCTGGAGAAGAAAAATACGGAAGAAAAACAACCCAAATATCAAGAACGAAATCAACAAGACTTATAA
- the mobB gene encoding MobB family relaxase, translating into MYITITAQKLGGNYSQGSADFVDYLEKENQGLDQEDREYFFNQYEDQVSAEEVVREIDANTAKLEKTEPRFYSITISPSKYELNRLKNNSEDLKKYTRAVMKDYAASFNRELNGRPVNIDDIKYYAKIEHQRFFKGTDKQVQENQPFAAKILQLKSDIKKVERGEQPGNIAQMKREISKLEKAAPHKQEGQRIVQGMAKEGNQSHIHIIVSRKDASNKYSLSPGSKYKASKVELNGKIVKRGFDRDKFFGKAEKTFDKNFGYQRNFVETYTARKEFIRNPNSYFSTLMKLPTNEKAIAMKILKESGMPLMPNIPTNKAQLALKVFNRLRRGVDIAIKSSSIGI; encoded by the coding sequence ATGTATATCACCATCACAGCACAAAAATTAGGAGGGAATTATTCTCAGGGTTCAGCCGACTTTGTGGACTATCTGGAAAAGGAAAACCAGGGACTGGATCAGGAGGATAGGGAATACTTCTTTAATCAATATGAGGACCAAGTTTCAGCGGAGGAAGTAGTCCGGGAAATTGATGCCAATACCGCTAAACTGGAAAAAACGGAACCAAGGTTTTATTCTATTACGATAAGCCCTTCAAAATACGAGTTGAACAGGTTGAAAAACAACAGCGAAGATCTAAAAAAATATACTCGTGCAGTGATGAAAGATTATGCGGCTTCTTTTAATCGTGAACTCAATGGCCGACCTGTCAATATTGATGATATAAAATACTACGCCAAAATTGAACATCAACGCTTTTTTAAAGGCACCGATAAACAGGTACAGGAAAATCAGCCCTTTGCTGCCAAAATACTACAGCTTAAAAGTGATATTAAAAAAGTCGAGCGTGGAGAACAACCCGGAAATATTGCCCAGATGAAACGGGAAATCTCTAAACTGGAAAAAGCAGCTCCCCATAAACAAGAGGGGCAACGAATCGTACAGGGAATGGCGAAAGAAGGGAACCAAAGCCATATTCATATTATAGTGAGCCGTAAGGATGCTTCAAATAAATACAGCTTATCTCCCGGTAGCAAATACAAAGCATCGAAGGTTGAGCTAAATGGGAAAATAGTCAAACGGGGTTTTGACCGTGATAAGTTCTTCGGGAAGGCAGAAAAAACATTCGATAAAAACTTTGGGTACCAACGGAATTTTGTGGAAACCTATACCGCCCGGAAAGAGTTTATCCGAAATCCTAATAGCTATTTTTCAACATTGATGAAACTCCCTACCAATGAAAAAGCCATTGCCATGAAAATATTAAAGGAATCGGGAATGCCCTTAATGCCAAACATTCCAACAAATAAAGCCCAGTTGGCACTTAAAGTATTTAACCGATTAAGAAGGGGAGTGGATATAGCAATTAAATCAAGCTCTATTGGAATTTAA